CTCGATCATCCGATTGCGGTGCGCGTCCAGCTCGGCCAGCTCGAGCTGTCCCGACACCCACGCGGCGACCTCCTCGGTCGCCCGGACCAGGCCCGCCGTCGGCGACGACGCGAACGCCTGCACGGTCCCGAGCATCCGTCCCTCGACGACCAGCGGGCTCACCACGCCGGTCCGGATGGGACACCCGTTCGTCGTGCAGCCCAGCTGGCCGCGGTCGACGGTCCGGGTGGCGCCCCTCTCGATCGCGAGCAGCCCGACGACCGCCGCCTGGTCGGCGTGGTGGCCGCCGAGTCCGTCCCACGCGAGCACCGCCTCGGTGTCGGTGATCGCCACGGCCGGCGTACCGAGCAGGTTGCGCAGGTGTCGTACGGCGCGCTCCGCGCTCTGCGTCGTCAGCCCCTCGCGCAGGGCCGGCGCCGCCAGGGAGGCCTGGTGCAGGGCCCGGAACGCCGCCCGGTCCGCCTCGCTCCCCAGCCGCCCGCGTCGCCACAGCCGGTCGGTCCGCATGGGACTCATCATGCCCGTCCGGGCGGGGAGGTCGCGTCGTCCGCGACGTGGCGTCTGGTTCCGTCGGGCGCCTGCGGTCCCGCTCGGCGAGCCGGCGCTGTAACACGCTGTCTACCCGTCTGGGCGCCGGTTCTCAGCAGGAAATGCCCGGAATCGGGTCCGATGAGGCTGACAACCGCCGGGTAGTCGGGTGGACGGCGTGTTACAGCGCGGCGGCCCGCCGTGGACGGATCACCCCGCTTCCTCGGCGGGGCCGCGGTCAGCGGAAGTCGATGAGCAGCATGCCGGAGTCGTCGTCGGCCGGGGGCTCGACGGCCGGCGCGAGCGCCACCGGGACGGTGTCCTCGCCGACCAGCTCCGGGCCCGGACCACCCGGGCTGCCGGGCCCGCTCTCGGCGGCGGGCTCCGCGGTCGGCGTACCGGTGGCTACCTGGTCCTGGCGGATCGTCTTCGGCTGGATGCCGACGACCGCGCGGAAGCACTCGGCGACCCAGGGCAGCTGCATGCCGTCCATGCCGCGGCCGAAGTCGTCGTAGAACGCGAGCACCTCGCGGACCTTCGACTCCTGCCCGGTCCGGTCCAGTCCGGCGACGTCGGGCAGCGAGCGCGCGAGATCCTGCACCGAGGACCTGTCGATGACCTGCCACTGCTTGAAGGAGGCGTCCTCGGCCGGTCCGAAGTACGGCGACGACTCGACCGCGTCACCCACGCCCGCGCCGATGGTGTGGTGGCCGATCAGGTTGCCGAGCCGCCTCACCCACGGGATCCGCTCGTCGCGGACGTTGCGGACGATCGCGAAGGTCCCGCCCCGCTTGAGGACCCGGGCGATCTCGGGCAGCGCCCGCTCGCTGTCGAACCACTCGTCGGCGTCCGCCGCGATCACCAGGTCGTACGTCGCGTCCGCGGCGGGGATCTCCTCGGCCGCCGTCTGCGAGACCCGCAGCTCCGGCAGCCGGGTGCCGAGGCGATCGAGCATCCTCGGGTCGGGGTCGGTCGCGTGCACGTCGTGCCCGAGGGCGACGAGGTGTTCGGTGAGCTTGCCCGTGCCGGCGCCCAGCTCGAGGACCGCGATCGGCTCCTCGCCCGTCAGCCACGCGACGGCCTCGCGCGGGTAGCCGGGGCGGCCGCGGTCGTAGGCCTCGGCCACACTGCCGAAGCAGAGGCCCGGTGCGTCGGGGGTGGGGTCGGTAGCCATCGGGGCGAGCGTACGGCGGTTCTGGCTCCCGGTGGCGGAGGCACGCTGCGGTCGGCCACTCCGTCGCTCCCTCAGCGGACGCTGAGGATGTCGGTGTGGGTGAAGTCGTCGCCTTTGAAGAGCAGCGGCTCGCCGGAGGTGGCGGAGAGCGCGTAGGCCAAGCAGTCGCCGAAGGTGAGCTCGGCCGGGGAGCCGGAGCCCTTGCCGTAGCGCCGGAACGCGATGCGCGCGGCTGTTGCGTGCTCCACGGTGACGGGCTCCAGAACGATGCTGAGCTCGTCGACGAGCCCGTCCAGCACCGGCCCGGCGCCTGCCCCGAGGACGCCCTCGAGGCGCATGGCCGACTCGAGCCAGTTCGCCGTCGACATACGGCAGCGTGCGGAAGCCATCCGGCCGACGAAGTCCTCCGATTCGGGCTCTCCGAAGAGGATCGCGATGATCGCCGACGAGTCGATGATCACGCCGGCAGACCTGTCTCCGGGTCGTAGAGGTCGTCGTCGCTCAGGATCCGATCGGGACCGGTCAGCCGGGGCAAGGCAGCGACCCTGAGCTGGATCCGGTGGACGGCGTCGATCTTGCGCCGTCGCTCCGCCTCGACCGGATCCGCGCCGACCTCCGCGAGGAACCTCTCCAGGGCCTCCTCGATGACGCTGGTCTGCGTCTTCCCGGTGATCCGCGCTGCCTCTCGCGCCAGCGCGTGCACCCGTTCGTTCTTGATGTTCAGACTCATCTCCGACCTCCGTCGTCCGGTCCGTCTACCATTCTACCGCTGACCTGATCTACCGATCTACCCTCCTAGGCTGCCCTCGTGACGACCGACCCGCACGCCTGGCTGCTCTCCCTCGAGGGCGTCCCCTCCGGCTTCGCCGGCGCCCGCGACGGCATCGACGTGGTGCTCCGCGACCGGGGCCTGCGCCGGACCGGCCCGGAGCTGACCGCTGAGTCACTGCTGCGCGGGGCGCACGCCAGCGCGGTACTGGAGGGATCCGGGTCCACGCTGCCCGAGGTCCGCGCCGGGGAGGGCGACGAGATCGCCGGCGACGCCGTCCGCCTCGCCACCGAGCTCCTCGCGCTGATGCCCGTGCTGCGCCGCCAGCCGCTCCAGGCGCTCGCCCGGATGCACAGCCTCGCCGCGCGCGGCACCCTGCCCGACGAGCTGCTCGGCCGCCCGCGCGACGGTGAGTCCGCGTCCCGGCTGCGGGGGATCGCCGAGCTGGTCACCGCGCCGACCGAGGCGCCCGCCCTCGCGGTCGCCGCCGTCGTCCACGCCGAGCTGGTCACGGCCGCGCCGTTCGGCTCGCACAACGGCATCGTGGCCCGCGCCGCCGAGCGACTGGTCGCCGCGACCCGCGGGGTGGACGAGAAGTCGCTCGTCGTACCCGAGGCCGCGCATCTCGCGCTCCGCCCTCAGTACGAGTCCAACCTGCGCGGCTGGGCGAGCGGCGGTCCCGCGGGCATGCACGCCTGGCTGCTGTACGCCGTCGAGGCGT
This region of Nocardioides sp. L-11A genomic DNA includes:
- a CDS encoding oxidoreductase yields the protein MTTDPHAWLLSLEGVPSGFAGARDGIDVVLRDRGLRRTGPELTAESLLRGAHASAVLEGSGSTLPEVRAGEGDEIAGDAVRLATELLALMPVLRRQPLQALARMHSLAARGTLPDELLGRPRDGESASRLRGIAELVTAPTEAPALAVAAVVHAELVTAAPFGSHNGIVARAAERLVAATRGVDEKSLVVPEAAHLALRPQYESNLRGWASGGPAGMHAWLLYAVEAWSAAAEASPLVRAAE
- a CDS encoding class I SAM-dependent methyltransferase, with amino-acid sequence MATDPTPDAPGLCFGSVAEAYDRGRPGYPREAVAWLTGEEPIAVLELGAGTGKLTEHLVALGHDVHATDPDPRMLDRLGTRLPELRVSQTAAEEIPAADATYDLVIAADADEWFDSERALPEIARVLKRGGTFAIVRNVRDERIPWVRRLGNLIGHHTIGAGVGDAVESSPYFGPAEDASFKQWQVIDRSSVQDLARSLPDVAGLDRTGQESKVREVLAFYDDFGRGMDGMQLPWVAECFRAVVGIQPKTIRQDQVATGTPTAEPAAESGPGSPGGPGPELVGEDTVPVALAPAVEPPADDDSGMLLIDFR
- a CDS encoding type II toxin-antitoxin system VapC family toxin, giving the protein MIIDSSAIIAILFGEPESEDFVGRMASARCRMSTANWLESAMRLEGVLGAGAGPVLDGLVDELSIVLEPVTVEHATAARIAFRRYGKGSGSPAELTFGDCLAYALSATSGEPLLFKGDDFTHTDILSVR
- a CDS encoding type II toxin-antitoxin system VapB family antitoxin, which encodes MSLNIKNERVHALAREAARITGKTQTSVIEEALERFLAEVGADPVEAERRRKIDAVHRIQLRVAALPRLTGPDRILSDDDLYDPETGLPA